In Sus scrofa isolate TJ Tabasco breed Duroc chromosome 11, Sscrofa11.1, whole genome shotgun sequence, the following proteins share a genomic window:
- the RFC3 gene encoding replication factor C subunit 3 (The RefSeq protein has 1 substitution compared to this genomic sequence) yields the protein MSLWVDKYRPCSLGQLDYHKEQAAQLRNLVQCGDFPHLLVYGPSGAGKKTRIMCILRELYGVGVEKLRIEHQTITTPSKKKIEISTIASNYHLEVNPSDAGNSDRVVIQEMLKTVAQSQQLETSSQKDFKVVLLTEVDKLTKDAQHALRRTMEKYMSTCRLILCCNSTSKVIPPIRSRCLAVRVPAPSIEDICHVLSTVCKKEGLSLPSQLARKLAEKSCRNLRKALLMCEACRVQQYPFTVDQEIPETDWEVYLRETANAIVSQQTPQRLLEVRGRLYELLTHCIPPEIIMKGLLSELLHNCDGQLKGEVAQMAAYYEHRLQLGSKAIYHLEAFVAKFMALYKKFMEDGLEGMIF from the exons ATGAGCCTCTGGGTGGACAAATATCGGCCCTGCTCCTTGGGGCAGCTGGACTATCACAAAGAGCAGGCGGCCCAGCTGCGCAACTTG gtgCAATGTGGTGACTTTCCTCATTTATTAGTGTATGGACCATCAGGTgcaggaaaaaagacaagaattatGTGTATTCTACGTGAACTGTATGGTGTTGGCGTGGAAAAATTGAGAATTGAACATCAGACCATCACA ACTCcatctaaaaagaaaattgaaatcagcaCTATCGCAAGCAATTACCACCTTGAAGTCAATCCCAG TGATGCTGGAAATAGTGACCGGGTAGTAATTCAGGAGATGTTAAAAACAGTGGCGCAATCACAGCAACTTGAAACAAACtctcaaaaagattttaaag TGGTATTATTGACAGAGGTTGACAAACTCACTAAGGATGCTCAGCATGCCTTGCGCAGAACCATGGAAAAATATATGTCCACCTGCAGATTGATCTTGTGTTGCAATTCTACATCCAAAGTGATACCACCTATTCGTAGTCGGTGTCTAGCAGTTCGTGTGCCAGCTCCCAGCATTGAAGAT ATTTGCCATGTGTTGTCTACTGTGTGTAAGAAGGAAGGTCTGAGTCTTCCGTCACAGCTGGCTCGTAAACTTGCGGAGAAGTCCTGCAGAAATCTCAGAAAAGCCCTGCTTATGTGTGAAGCCTGCAGAGTACAACA GTATCCTTTTACGGTAGATCAAGAAATCCCTGAAACTGACTGGGAGGTGTATCTGAGGGAGACTGCCAATGCTATTGTCAGTCAGCAGACTCCACAAAG gcTCCTTGAAGTTCGTGGAAGACTCTATGAGCTTCTAACTCATTGTATTCCTCCTGAAATAATAATGAAG GGCCTTCTCTCAGAACTTTTACATAATTGTGACGGACAGCTGAAAGGGGAGGTGGCCCAGATGGCAGCTTACTACGAACATCGCCTACAACTTGGTAGCAAAGCCATTTATCACTTGGAAGCTTTTGTGGCGAAATTCATGGCACTTTATAAGAAGTTCATGGAGGATGGATTGGAAGGCATGATATTTTGA
- the RFC3 gene encoding replication factor C subunit 3 isoform X1, translating to MSLWVDKYRPCSLGQLDYHKEQAAQLRNLVQCGDFPHLLVYGPSGAGKKTRIMCILRELYGVGVEKLRIEHQTITTPSKKKIEISTIASNYHLEVNPSDAGNSDRVVIQEMLKTVAQSQQLETNSQKDFKVVLLTEVDKLTKDAQHALRRTMEKYMSTCRLILCCNSTSKVIPPIRSRCLAVRVPAPSIEDICHVLSTVCKKEGLSLPSQLARKLAEKSCRNLRKALLMCEACRVQQYPFTVDQEIPETDWEVYLRETANAIVSQQTPQRLLEVRGRLYELLTHCIPPEIIMKGLLSELLHNCDGQLKGEVAQMAAYYEHRLQLGSKAIYHLEAFVAKFMALYKKFMEDGLEGMIF from the exons ATGAGCCTCTGGGTGGACAAATATCGGCCCTGCTCCTTGGGGCAGCTGGACTATCACAAAGAGCAGGCGGCCCAGCTGCGCAACTTG gtgCAATGTGGTGACTTTCCTCATTTATTAGTGTATGGACCATCAGGTgcaggaaaaaagacaagaattatGTGTATTCTACGTGAACTGTATGGTGTTGGCGTGGAAAAATTGAGAATTGAACATCAGACCATCACA ACTCcatctaaaaagaaaattgaaatcagcaCTATCGCAAGCAATTACCACCTTGAAGTCAATCCCAG TGATGCTGGAAATAGTGACCGGGTAGTAATTCAGGAGATGTTAAAAACAGTGGCGCAATCACAGCAACTTGAAACAAACtctcaaaaagattttaaag TGGTATTATTGACAGAGGTTGACAAACTCACTAAGGATGCTCAGCATGCCTTGCGCAGAACCATGGAAAAATATATGTCCACCTGCAGATTGATCTTGTGTTGCAATTCTACATCCAAAGTGATACCACCTATTCGTAGTCGGTGTCTAGCAGTTCGTGTGCCAGCTCCCAGCATTGAAGAT ATTTGCCATGTGTTGTCTACTGTGTGTAAGAAGGAAGGTCTGAGTCTTCCGTCACAGCTGGCTCGTAAACTTGCGGAGAAGTCCTGCAGAAATCTCAGAAAAGCCCTGCTTATGTGTGAAGCCTGCAGAGTACAACA GTATCCTTTTACGGTAGATCAAGAAATCCCTGAAACTGACTGGGAGGTGTATCTGAGGGAGACTGCCAATGCTATTGTCAGTCAGCAGACTCCACAAAG gcTCCTTGAAGTTCGTGGAAGACTCTATGAGCTTCTAACTCATTGTATTCCTCCTGAAATAATAATGAAG GGCCTTCTCTCAGAACTTTTACATAATTGTGACGGACAGCTGAAAGGGGAGGTGGCCCAGATGGCAGCTTACTACGAACATCGCCTACAACTTGGTAGCAAAGCCATTTATCACTTGGAAGCTTTTGTGGCGAAATTCATGGCACTTTATAAGAAGTTCATGGAGGATGGATTGGAAGGCATGATATTTTGA